A DNA window from Linepithema humile isolate Giens D197 chromosome 6, Lhum_UNIL_v1.0, whole genome shotgun sequence contains the following coding sequences:
- the LOC105673126 gene encoding RAB11-binding protein RELCH homolog isoform X1 translates to MAGSIEEIREPLSMNNKGYVAPRTSISYEEIATKLLNEKLFLTALELHAELCETGKELPILKEFFSNPSNFENSSIKPEPYIPMPRSSSQATLDSLDMTRYSEDGAGVDERVAILEFELRKARENISALRANLTVVTELEGTLKAPDKSSEKNMATEPPIKPHEQRALNFLINEYLLARSYKLTSITFSDECEDQDFEDWQDVGLNIPKPVELLQIYREYMRANGYDKPPSVNVAVQTDFVIEEVEEQKDESQEMMELIETLQQQVAVLEQEKAALQEIISSTKENIAENPIKSGSCGTIRTINSSSTTPDKFELLESLPRDMSTTTQEPEEDDSASVVVSLDETDPGDKEWTRLQLPRINVTERSVLQTASSRDLPTKFKLEIATHCLANVSGPVISLVEEPLKRGVTRDTLVEILAYTLPRIMPNIILNKREEVIPLILSAIHLHSSSSEREKLLQLLFNLKKRPNEDERQMILAGLVVMAKLTEEPLEGEEILTICWEQSQHKYPERRLLAVECCSVLASYTSASIRNSLMLSMLQQMLLEDKDPVVRVSVVRSLALLIALMDDPDKYFQCEELTLTALYDTSSMVIETASSVLLPVLAQWALSLKRLHLNLLPRIISKVKKQLKSIHSYASPNKDFVEEEKLVPSIGILQWILPYTVLCVANTDEVLACIEDGTSSDLSEEFLALCHSNIIDPRIFYEGSVDVGVLLNTFFFTSWEDASWPELEWFTKKFVFDVLEMVKSVDAAHENVLKILLTYVHSLCAGFGRYITQSRIQVMFFPEVLELERQLTALSTDKKNMSLFLVPCYLVILSTLDSTEFANYFKQFLVVLSMNHEISWLQLAISILCTYEHIQEHVLASLWDGVVHQRSIVRCATATLFGSAITYVSDQLINAKIVPAIVTLASDPEVGVRCNAISSLGRIITECKVREARDKARLTLETITKDPQGLSQTLATSLVSTFTFIAPTCPQNYIEDVIATQLSSIASFALQQSRKIELVNALVEAYSVLVYCPLSSQCVSGVVLPGLRHVETLVNQCLPQQKDTVRSLLREAESKQDLSKPAERTLSPSSGLSLSMATVNVGQGVEDMRQRMSKIFQQKSGSPSMPNIFRKK, encoded by the exons ATGGCGGGTTCTATCGAGGAAATAAGAGAGCCACTATCCATGAATAACAAAG GATATGTGGCTCCAAGGACATCAATATCCTATGAAGAAATAGCCACAAAGCTTCTCAAcgagaaactttttttaacgGCTTTAGAGTTACATGCTGAATTATGTGAAACTGGCAAGGAACTGCCCATTCTTAAGGAGTTTTTTTCAAACCCGAGTAATTTTGAGAATTCCAGTATCAAGCCAGAGCCATATATACCGATGC cCAGATCTTCTAGTCAGGCAACTTTGGATTCTTTGGACATGACTCGATACTCAGAAGATGGAGCTGGTGTTGATGAGCGAGTGGCCATTCTCGAATTTGAATTGCGGAAAGCCAGAGAAAATATTTCCGCACTGCGTGCTAATCTAACTGTAGTAACAG AGTTGGAAGGTACACTGAAAGCACCAGACAAGagttctgaaaaaaatatggctACTGAACCTCCTATAAAACCACACGAGCAGCGAGCGCTAAACTTTCTTATCAACGAATATTTGCTGGCAAGATCTTACAAGCTCACTTCAATTACCTTTAGTGACGAATGCGAGGATCAGGATTTCGAAGACTGGCAGGATGTAGGATTAAATATCCCTAAACCTGTAGAATTACTGCAGATATATCGAGAATATATGAGAGCTAATGGATATGACAAACCTCCATCTGTAAATGTCGCTGTGCAAACGGACTTTGTCATCGAGGAAGTTGAGGAGCAGAAGGATGAATCTCAAGAAATg ATGGAACTGATCGAAACATTGCAGCAACAAGTTGCTGTGTTAGAACAAGAAAAAGCTGCCttgcaagaaattatttcgtcAACTAAAGAGAATATTGCAGAAAATCCAATCAAG TCAGGCAGCTGCGGAACTATCCGTACCATCAATTCCAGCTCTACAACTCCTGATAAGTTCGAATTGCTTGAATCACTTCCAAGGGACATGTCGACCACCACTCAGGAACCGGAAGAAGATGACAGCGCTTCTGTAGTGGTTAGTTTGGACGAAACAGATCCGGGAGACAAAGAATGGACCAGACTGCAATTACCCAGAATAAATGTTACAGAGAGATCTGTTTTACAAACTGCATCCTCCAG AGATCTTCCGACAAAGTTCAAATTAGAGATAGCGACGCATTGTTTAGCGAATGTTTCGGGACCAGTGATATCTTTGGTGGAGGAACCATTGAAGCGCGGAGTCACTCGAGACACGTTGGTCGAGATTCTGGCGTATACCTTGCCGCGAATAATGCCCAACATTATTCTCAACAAACGCGAAGAAGTTATACCTTTGATACTTAGCGCGATCCACTTACACTCCAGTTCTAGCGAGAGGGAAAAGTTGCTGCAATTGCTGTTCAACTTGAAAAAGAGACCGAATGAGGACGAACGGCAAATGATATTAGCCG GTTTAGTCGTAATGGCGAAGCTTACGGAGGAACCGCTGGAGGGCGAagaaattttgacaatttgtTGGGAACAGAGTCAACACAAGTATCCTGAAAGAAGATTATTAGCTGTCGAATGTTGCTCCGTGCTGGCGTCTTATACGTCAGCTTCCATCAGGAATTCACTGATGCTGTCAATGCTGCAGCAGATGCTGTTGGAGGATAAAGATCCTGTCGTTCGAGTCAGCGTGGTGAGAAGTCTTGCGCTGCTCATAGCTTTAATGGACGATCCTGACAAATATTTCCAG TGCGAGGAACTGACGTTAACGGCACTTTACGATACATCGTCAATGGTTATTGAAACGGCATCGTCGGTATTGTTGCCAGTTCTGGCGCAGTGGGCGTTATCTTTAAAGCGGTTGCATCTGAATCTCCTGCCACGCATAATCTCGAAAGTGAAGAAACAGCTGAAGTCGATACATTCCTATGCTTCGCCGAACAAGGACTTTGTTGAGGAGGAGAAGCTGGTGCCATCGATTGGTATCTTACAGTGGATTTTGCCATACACAGTCTTGTGCGTCGCCAACACCGATGAGGTGTTGGCCTGCATCGAGGATGGGACATCATCGGATTTGT CCGAGGAATTTCTGGCCTTATGTCACTCCAATATCATCGACCCGAGGATATTCTACGAGGGTTCCGTCGACGTCGGCGTCCTTCTTAACACTTTCTTCTTCACGTCCTGGGAGGATGCGTCCTGGCCGGAGTTAGAATGGTTTacgaaaaaatt TGTATTTGATGTCCTGGAAATGGTGAAGTCTGTAGACGCGGCGCacgaaaatgttttaaaaatacttcttACGTACGTTCATTCGTTGTGTGCGGGCTTCGGAAGATACATCACACAATCCAGg ATACAAGTGATGTTTTTCCCGGAAGTATTGGAACTTGAGAGGCAACTGACCGCACTATCGACAGATAAGAAGAACATGAGTCTCTTTTTGGTCCCGTGTTATTTGGTGATTCTAAGCACTCTCGATTCCACGGAGTTCGCGAACTATTTCAAACAGTTTCTTGTGGTTCTATCTATGAATCACGAAATATCCTGGCTGCAGCTTGCCATAAGCATTTTATGCACTTACGAACACATACAAGAACACGTGCTTGCCAGTTTATGGGATG gtgTAGTACATCAGCGATCCATTGTAAGATGCGCAACGGCAACATTATTCGGCTCCGCCATCACATACGTCTCGGACCAGCTGATAAACGCTAAGATCGTGCCAGCCATCGTAACGCTCGCCAGCGATCCCGAAGT TGGCGTGCGTTGCAACGCAATCTCCTCGCTGGGGCGTATAATAACGGAATGTAAAGTGAGGGAAGCACGCGATAAAGCACGATTGACATTAGAAACGATCACGAAGGATCCTCAAGGACTCTCTCAAACTCTGGCGACGTCACTAGTGTCCACATTCACATTTATCGCCCCCACTTGTCCGCAGAATTACATAGAAGACG TAATAGCGACACAGTTATCCTCGATTGCTTCGTTCGCGCTTCAACAGAGCCGCAAGATCGAATTAGTAAACGCGTTGGTGGAGGCGTATTCAGTGCTGGTCTACTGCCCGTTAAGTAGTCAATGCGTTTCCGGAGTAGTGCTTCCGGGATTGCGGCATGTCGAGACGCTGGTAAATCAGTGTCTGCCGCAGCAAAAGGATACGGTGCGTTCACTGCTCAGGGAAGCGGAATCCAAGCAGGACTTGTCGAAGCCGGCGGAGAG aacaCTCTCGCCGAGTTCCGGCCTCTCTCTGTCTATGGCAACGGTGAATGTCGGCCAGGGTGTGGAGGATATGCGTCAGAGGATGAGCAAGATCTTTCAGCAGAAATCTGGATCGCCGAGTATGCCGAATATCTTCCGCAAGAAATAA
- the LOC105673126 gene encoding RAB11-binding protein RELCH homolog isoform X3, translating into MAGSIEEIREPLSMNNKGYVAPRTSISYEEIATKLLNEKLFLTALELHAELCETGKELPILKEFFSNPSNFENSSIKPEPYIPMPRSSSQATLDSLDMTRYSEDGAGVDERVAILEFELRKARENISALRANLTVVTELEGTLKAPDKSSEKNMATEPPIKPHEQRALNFLINEYLLARSYKLTSITFSDECEDQDFEDWQDVGLNIPKPVELLQIYREYMRANGYDKPPSVNVAVQTDFVIEEVEEQKDESQEMMELIETLQQQVAVLEQEKAALQEIISSTKENIAENPIKSGSCGTIRTINSSSTTPDKFELLESLPRDMSTTTQEPEEDDSASVVVSLDETDPGDKEWTRLQLPRINVTERSVLQTASSRDLPTKFKLEIATHCLANVSGPVISLVEEPLKRGVTRDTLVEILAYTLPRIMPNIILNKREEVIPLILSAIHLHSSSSEREKLLQLLFNLKKRPNEDERQMILAGLVVMAKLTEEPLEGEEILTICWEQSQHKYPERRLLAVECCSVLASYTSASIRNSLMLSMLQQMLLEDKDPVVRVSVVRSLALLIALMDDPDKYFQCEELTLTALYDTSSMVIETASSVLLPVLAQWALSLKRLHLNLLPRIISKVKKQLKSIHSYASPNKDFVEEEKLVPSIGILQWILPYTVLCVANTDEVLACIEDGTSSDLSEEFLALCHSNIIDPRIFYEGSVDVGVLLNTFFFTSWEDASWPELEWFTKKFVFDVLEMVKSVDAAHENVLKILLTYVHSLCAGFGRYITQSRIQVMFFPEVLELERQLTALSTDKKNMSLFLVPCYLVILSTLDSTEFANYFKQFLVVLSMNHEISWLQLAISILCTYEHIQEHVLASLWDGVVHQRSIVRCATATLFGSAITYVSDQLINAKIVPAIVTLASDPEV; encoded by the exons ATGGCGGGTTCTATCGAGGAAATAAGAGAGCCACTATCCATGAATAACAAAG GATATGTGGCTCCAAGGACATCAATATCCTATGAAGAAATAGCCACAAAGCTTCTCAAcgagaaactttttttaacgGCTTTAGAGTTACATGCTGAATTATGTGAAACTGGCAAGGAACTGCCCATTCTTAAGGAGTTTTTTTCAAACCCGAGTAATTTTGAGAATTCCAGTATCAAGCCAGAGCCATATATACCGATGC cCAGATCTTCTAGTCAGGCAACTTTGGATTCTTTGGACATGACTCGATACTCAGAAGATGGAGCTGGTGTTGATGAGCGAGTGGCCATTCTCGAATTTGAATTGCGGAAAGCCAGAGAAAATATTTCCGCACTGCGTGCTAATCTAACTGTAGTAACAG AGTTGGAAGGTACACTGAAAGCACCAGACAAGagttctgaaaaaaatatggctACTGAACCTCCTATAAAACCACACGAGCAGCGAGCGCTAAACTTTCTTATCAACGAATATTTGCTGGCAAGATCTTACAAGCTCACTTCAATTACCTTTAGTGACGAATGCGAGGATCAGGATTTCGAAGACTGGCAGGATGTAGGATTAAATATCCCTAAACCTGTAGAATTACTGCAGATATATCGAGAATATATGAGAGCTAATGGATATGACAAACCTCCATCTGTAAATGTCGCTGTGCAAACGGACTTTGTCATCGAGGAAGTTGAGGAGCAGAAGGATGAATCTCAAGAAATg ATGGAACTGATCGAAACATTGCAGCAACAAGTTGCTGTGTTAGAACAAGAAAAAGCTGCCttgcaagaaattatttcgtcAACTAAAGAGAATATTGCAGAAAATCCAATCAAG TCAGGCAGCTGCGGAACTATCCGTACCATCAATTCCAGCTCTACAACTCCTGATAAGTTCGAATTGCTTGAATCACTTCCAAGGGACATGTCGACCACCACTCAGGAACCGGAAGAAGATGACAGCGCTTCTGTAGTGGTTAGTTTGGACGAAACAGATCCGGGAGACAAAGAATGGACCAGACTGCAATTACCCAGAATAAATGTTACAGAGAGATCTGTTTTACAAACTGCATCCTCCAG AGATCTTCCGACAAAGTTCAAATTAGAGATAGCGACGCATTGTTTAGCGAATGTTTCGGGACCAGTGATATCTTTGGTGGAGGAACCATTGAAGCGCGGAGTCACTCGAGACACGTTGGTCGAGATTCTGGCGTATACCTTGCCGCGAATAATGCCCAACATTATTCTCAACAAACGCGAAGAAGTTATACCTTTGATACTTAGCGCGATCCACTTACACTCCAGTTCTAGCGAGAGGGAAAAGTTGCTGCAATTGCTGTTCAACTTGAAAAAGAGACCGAATGAGGACGAACGGCAAATGATATTAGCCG GTTTAGTCGTAATGGCGAAGCTTACGGAGGAACCGCTGGAGGGCGAagaaattttgacaatttgtTGGGAACAGAGTCAACACAAGTATCCTGAAAGAAGATTATTAGCTGTCGAATGTTGCTCCGTGCTGGCGTCTTATACGTCAGCTTCCATCAGGAATTCACTGATGCTGTCAATGCTGCAGCAGATGCTGTTGGAGGATAAAGATCCTGTCGTTCGAGTCAGCGTGGTGAGAAGTCTTGCGCTGCTCATAGCTTTAATGGACGATCCTGACAAATATTTCCAG TGCGAGGAACTGACGTTAACGGCACTTTACGATACATCGTCAATGGTTATTGAAACGGCATCGTCGGTATTGTTGCCAGTTCTGGCGCAGTGGGCGTTATCTTTAAAGCGGTTGCATCTGAATCTCCTGCCACGCATAATCTCGAAAGTGAAGAAACAGCTGAAGTCGATACATTCCTATGCTTCGCCGAACAAGGACTTTGTTGAGGAGGAGAAGCTGGTGCCATCGATTGGTATCTTACAGTGGATTTTGCCATACACAGTCTTGTGCGTCGCCAACACCGATGAGGTGTTGGCCTGCATCGAGGATGGGACATCATCGGATTTGT CCGAGGAATTTCTGGCCTTATGTCACTCCAATATCATCGACCCGAGGATATTCTACGAGGGTTCCGTCGACGTCGGCGTCCTTCTTAACACTTTCTTCTTCACGTCCTGGGAGGATGCGTCCTGGCCGGAGTTAGAATGGTTTacgaaaaaatt TGTATTTGATGTCCTGGAAATGGTGAAGTCTGTAGACGCGGCGCacgaaaatgttttaaaaatacttcttACGTACGTTCATTCGTTGTGTGCGGGCTTCGGAAGATACATCACACAATCCAGg ATACAAGTGATGTTTTTCCCGGAAGTATTGGAACTTGAGAGGCAACTGACCGCACTATCGACAGATAAGAAGAACATGAGTCTCTTTTTGGTCCCGTGTTATTTGGTGATTCTAAGCACTCTCGATTCCACGGAGTTCGCGAACTATTTCAAACAGTTTCTTGTGGTTCTATCTATGAATCACGAAATATCCTGGCTGCAGCTTGCCATAAGCATTTTATGCACTTACGAACACATACAAGAACACGTGCTTGCCAGTTTATGGGATG gtgTAGTACATCAGCGATCCATTGTAAGATGCGCAACGGCAACATTATTCGGCTCCGCCATCACATACGTCTCGGACCAGCTGATAAACGCTAAGATCGTGCCAGCCATCGTAACGCTCGCCAGCGATCCCGAAGTGTGA
- the LOC105673126 gene encoding RAB11-binding protein RELCH homolog isoform X2 — MTRYSEDGAGVDERVAILEFELRKARENISALRANLTVVTELEGTLKAPDKSSEKNMATEPPIKPHEQRALNFLINEYLLARSYKLTSITFSDECEDQDFEDWQDVGLNIPKPVELLQIYREYMRANGYDKPPSVNVAVQTDFVIEEVEEQKDESQEMMELIETLQQQVAVLEQEKAALQEIISSTKENIAENPIKSGSCGTIRTINSSSTTPDKFELLESLPRDMSTTTQEPEEDDSASVVVSLDETDPGDKEWTRLQLPRINVTERSVLQTASSRDLPTKFKLEIATHCLANVSGPVISLVEEPLKRGVTRDTLVEILAYTLPRIMPNIILNKREEVIPLILSAIHLHSSSSEREKLLQLLFNLKKRPNEDERQMILAGLVVMAKLTEEPLEGEEILTICWEQSQHKYPERRLLAVECCSVLASYTSASIRNSLMLSMLQQMLLEDKDPVVRVSVVRSLALLIALMDDPDKYFQCEELTLTALYDTSSMVIETASSVLLPVLAQWALSLKRLHLNLLPRIISKVKKQLKSIHSYASPNKDFVEEEKLVPSIGILQWILPYTVLCVANTDEVLACIEDGTSSDLSEEFLALCHSNIIDPRIFYEGSVDVGVLLNTFFFTSWEDASWPELEWFTKKFVFDVLEMVKSVDAAHENVLKILLTYVHSLCAGFGRYITQSRIQVMFFPEVLELERQLTALSTDKKNMSLFLVPCYLVILSTLDSTEFANYFKQFLVVLSMNHEISWLQLAISILCTYEHIQEHVLASLWDGVVHQRSIVRCATATLFGSAITYVSDQLINAKIVPAIVTLASDPEVGVRCNAISSLGRIITECKVREARDKARLTLETITKDPQGLSQTLATSLVSTFTFIAPTCPQNYIEDVIATQLSSIASFALQQSRKIELVNALVEAYSVLVYCPLSSQCVSGVVLPGLRHVETLVNQCLPQQKDTVRSLLREAESKQDLSKPAERTLSPSSGLSLSMATVNVGQGVEDMRQRMSKIFQQKSGSPSMPNIFRKK, encoded by the exons ATGACTCGATACTCAGAAGATGGAGCTGGTGTTGATGAGCGAGTGGCCATTCTCGAATTTGAATTGCGGAAAGCCAGAGAAAATATTTCCGCACTGCGTGCTAATCTAACTGTAGTAACAG AGTTGGAAGGTACACTGAAAGCACCAGACAAGagttctgaaaaaaatatggctACTGAACCTCCTATAAAACCACACGAGCAGCGAGCGCTAAACTTTCTTATCAACGAATATTTGCTGGCAAGATCTTACAAGCTCACTTCAATTACCTTTAGTGACGAATGCGAGGATCAGGATTTCGAAGACTGGCAGGATGTAGGATTAAATATCCCTAAACCTGTAGAATTACTGCAGATATATCGAGAATATATGAGAGCTAATGGATATGACAAACCTCCATCTGTAAATGTCGCTGTGCAAACGGACTTTGTCATCGAGGAAGTTGAGGAGCAGAAGGATGAATCTCAAGAAATg ATGGAACTGATCGAAACATTGCAGCAACAAGTTGCTGTGTTAGAACAAGAAAAAGCTGCCttgcaagaaattatttcgtcAACTAAAGAGAATATTGCAGAAAATCCAATCAAG TCAGGCAGCTGCGGAACTATCCGTACCATCAATTCCAGCTCTACAACTCCTGATAAGTTCGAATTGCTTGAATCACTTCCAAGGGACATGTCGACCACCACTCAGGAACCGGAAGAAGATGACAGCGCTTCTGTAGTGGTTAGTTTGGACGAAACAGATCCGGGAGACAAAGAATGGACCAGACTGCAATTACCCAGAATAAATGTTACAGAGAGATCTGTTTTACAAACTGCATCCTCCAG AGATCTTCCGACAAAGTTCAAATTAGAGATAGCGACGCATTGTTTAGCGAATGTTTCGGGACCAGTGATATCTTTGGTGGAGGAACCATTGAAGCGCGGAGTCACTCGAGACACGTTGGTCGAGATTCTGGCGTATACCTTGCCGCGAATAATGCCCAACATTATTCTCAACAAACGCGAAGAAGTTATACCTTTGATACTTAGCGCGATCCACTTACACTCCAGTTCTAGCGAGAGGGAAAAGTTGCTGCAATTGCTGTTCAACTTGAAAAAGAGACCGAATGAGGACGAACGGCAAATGATATTAGCCG GTTTAGTCGTAATGGCGAAGCTTACGGAGGAACCGCTGGAGGGCGAagaaattttgacaatttgtTGGGAACAGAGTCAACACAAGTATCCTGAAAGAAGATTATTAGCTGTCGAATGTTGCTCCGTGCTGGCGTCTTATACGTCAGCTTCCATCAGGAATTCACTGATGCTGTCAATGCTGCAGCAGATGCTGTTGGAGGATAAAGATCCTGTCGTTCGAGTCAGCGTGGTGAGAAGTCTTGCGCTGCTCATAGCTTTAATGGACGATCCTGACAAATATTTCCAG TGCGAGGAACTGACGTTAACGGCACTTTACGATACATCGTCAATGGTTATTGAAACGGCATCGTCGGTATTGTTGCCAGTTCTGGCGCAGTGGGCGTTATCTTTAAAGCGGTTGCATCTGAATCTCCTGCCACGCATAATCTCGAAAGTGAAGAAACAGCTGAAGTCGATACATTCCTATGCTTCGCCGAACAAGGACTTTGTTGAGGAGGAGAAGCTGGTGCCATCGATTGGTATCTTACAGTGGATTTTGCCATACACAGTCTTGTGCGTCGCCAACACCGATGAGGTGTTGGCCTGCATCGAGGATGGGACATCATCGGATTTGT CCGAGGAATTTCTGGCCTTATGTCACTCCAATATCATCGACCCGAGGATATTCTACGAGGGTTCCGTCGACGTCGGCGTCCTTCTTAACACTTTCTTCTTCACGTCCTGGGAGGATGCGTCCTGGCCGGAGTTAGAATGGTTTacgaaaaaatt TGTATTTGATGTCCTGGAAATGGTGAAGTCTGTAGACGCGGCGCacgaaaatgttttaaaaatacttcttACGTACGTTCATTCGTTGTGTGCGGGCTTCGGAAGATACATCACACAATCCAGg ATACAAGTGATGTTTTTCCCGGAAGTATTGGAACTTGAGAGGCAACTGACCGCACTATCGACAGATAAGAAGAACATGAGTCTCTTTTTGGTCCCGTGTTATTTGGTGATTCTAAGCACTCTCGATTCCACGGAGTTCGCGAACTATTTCAAACAGTTTCTTGTGGTTCTATCTATGAATCACGAAATATCCTGGCTGCAGCTTGCCATAAGCATTTTATGCACTTACGAACACATACAAGAACACGTGCTTGCCAGTTTATGGGATG gtgTAGTACATCAGCGATCCATTGTAAGATGCGCAACGGCAACATTATTCGGCTCCGCCATCACATACGTCTCGGACCAGCTGATAAACGCTAAGATCGTGCCAGCCATCGTAACGCTCGCCAGCGATCCCGAAGT TGGCGTGCGTTGCAACGCAATCTCCTCGCTGGGGCGTATAATAACGGAATGTAAAGTGAGGGAAGCACGCGATAAAGCACGATTGACATTAGAAACGATCACGAAGGATCCTCAAGGACTCTCTCAAACTCTGGCGACGTCACTAGTGTCCACATTCACATTTATCGCCCCCACTTGTCCGCAGAATTACATAGAAGACG TAATAGCGACACAGTTATCCTCGATTGCTTCGTTCGCGCTTCAACAGAGCCGCAAGATCGAATTAGTAAACGCGTTGGTGGAGGCGTATTCAGTGCTGGTCTACTGCCCGTTAAGTAGTCAATGCGTTTCCGGAGTAGTGCTTCCGGGATTGCGGCATGTCGAGACGCTGGTAAATCAGTGTCTGCCGCAGCAAAAGGATACGGTGCGTTCACTGCTCAGGGAAGCGGAATCCAAGCAGGACTTGTCGAAGCCGGCGGAGAG aacaCTCTCGCCGAGTTCCGGCCTCTCTCTGTCTATGGCAACGGTGAATGTCGGCCAGGGTGTGGAGGATATGCGTCAGAGGATGAGCAAGATCTTTCAGCAGAAATCTGGATCGCCGAGTATGCCGAATATCTTCCGCAAGAAATAA